Proteins found in one Anabas testudineus chromosome 1, fAnaTes1.2, whole genome shotgun sequence genomic segment:
- the LOC113162380 gene encoding dynamin-2-like isoform X3 — protein MGNRGMEELIPLINKLQDAFSSIGQSCNLDLPQIAVVGGQSAGKSSVLENFVGRDFLPRGSGIVTRRPLILQLINSKAEYAEFLHCKGRKFVDFDEVRQEIEAETDRLTGTNKGISPIPINLRVYSPNVLNLTLIDLPGMTKVAVGDQPLDIEYQIRDMLMQFITKESCLILAVTPANTDLANSDALKIAKEVDPQGLRTIGVITKLDLMDEGTDAQDILENKLLPLRRGYIGVVNRSQKDIEGKKDIRAALAAERKFFLSHPAYRHIAERMGTPHLQKSLNQQLTNHIRDTLPGLRSKLQSQLLSLEKEVEEYKNFRPDDPTRKTKALLQMVQQFGVDFEKCIEGSGDQVDTSNLSGGAKINRIFHERFPFELVKMEFDEKELRKEISYAIKNIHGVRTGLFTPDLAFEAIVKKQLIKLKEPCLKCIDLVIQELINTVRQCTNKLGSYPRLREETERIVTTYVRERDSKTKDQVLLLIDIELSYINTNHEDFIGFANAQQRTAANITKKRVMPNQVIRRGWLTINISIMKGGSKDYWFVLTAESLSWYKDEEEKEKKYMLPLDNLKLRDVEKGFMSSKHGFAIFNTEQRNVYKDLRQIELACDTQEDVDSWKASFLRAGVYPEKDQPENEDGITPSDTVSMDPQLERQVETIRNLVDSYIGIVNKSIRDLMPKTIMHLMINSAKDFIHSELLAYLYSAGDQGSLMEESAEQAQRRDEMLRMYHALKEALVIIGDISTTTVSTPVPPPVDDTWMAKEPSPPPASRPASAAVPAPSRPPAVRGPTPGPQQPLNPSPAFGAPPVPSRPQTAYAGDAGSGGVPLIPSRPARVPPALPPGIPRRPPAAPNRPTVIRPSEPSLLD, from the exons ATGGGAAACCGGGGGATGGAAGAACTCATTCCCCTCATTAACAAGCTCCAGGACGCCTTCAGCTCCATCGGCCAGAGCTGCAACTTGGACCTGCCGCAGATAGCGGTGGTCGGCGGCCAGAGCGCAGGGAAGAGCTCCGTGCTGGAGAATTTCGTTGGGAG GGATTTTCTGCCCAGAGGATCTGGCATCGTCACCCGACGTCCTCTCATCCTCCAGCTGATTAACAGTAAAGCAG AATATGCAGAGTTCCTGCACTGTAAGGGTCGCAAGTTTGTGGACTTTGATGAGGTTCGTCAGGAGATTGAAGCAGAGACTGACCGTCTCACTGGAACCAACAAGGGCATCTCCCCCATCCCCATCAACCTCCGCGTCTACTCCCCTAATG TGCTGAATCTGACCCTGATCGACCTGCCGGGGATGACCAAAGTTGCCGTGGGAGACCAACCCCTGGATATTGAGTACCAAATCAGAGACATGCTGATGCAGTTCATTACTAAGGAGAGCTGCCTGATCCTGGCTGTCACCCCGGCCAACACTGACCTAGCCAACTCGGATGCTCTCAAGATCGCTAAGGAGGTGGACCCTCAGG GTCTGCGAACTATTGGTGTGATCACCAAGCTGGATCTGATGGACGAGGGGACGGATGCACAAGACATCCTGGAGAACAAGCTACTGCCACTGCGCAGAG gTTACATTGGGGTCGTGAACCGCAGTCAAAAGGACattgaaggaaagaaagataTCCGCGCTGCTTTGGCTGCTGAGAGGAAGTTCTTTCTGTCCCACCCTGCCTACAGACACATAGCCGAACGCATGGGCACACCCCACCTGCAGAAGTCCCTCAATCAG CAACTTACCAACCACATCCGGGACACCTTGCCAGGGTTACGCAGTAAGCTGCAAAGCCAGCTTTTGTCACtggagaaggaggtggaggagtaCAAGAACTTCCGCCCTGATGACCCCACGCGCAAGACCAAGGCCTTGCTTCA GATGGTGCAGCAGTTCGGTGTGGACTTTGAGAAGTGCATCGAGGGATCTGGAGATCAGGTCGACACCTCCAACTTGTCCGGTGGAGCAAAGATCAACCGTATTTTTCATGAGCGGTTTCCCTTCGAGCTGGTGAAG ATGGAGTTTGATGAGAAGGAGCTGAGGAAGGAGATCAGTTATGCCATCAAGAACATCCATGGAGTCAG GACAGGCCTGTTCACCCCAGACCTGGCGTTTGAGGCCATAGTGAAAAAGCAGCTCATTAAGCTGAAAGAGCCCTGTCTGAAATGCATCGACCTGGTCATCCAGGAGCTCATCAACACAGTCAGACAGTGCACCAATAAG ctGGGTTCGTACCCTCGACTGAGAGAAGAGACGGAGCGGATCGTCACCACCTacgtcagagagagagacagcaagaCCAAagaccag gtgctgctgctgattgacaTTGAGCTCTCCTACATCAACACCAACCATGAGGACTTCATTGGATTTGCCAA TGCTCAGCAACGCACTGCTGCTAACATCACCAAGAAGAGAGTCATGCCCAATCAG GTGATCCGCAGGGGCTGGCTCACcatcaacatcagcatcatGAAGGGAGGATCCAAGGACTACTGGTTTGTCCTGACTGCCGAGTCTCTCTCCTGGTACAAAGATGAGGAG gagaaagagaagaagtaCATGCTGCCTCTGGACAACCTGAAGCTCAGAGATGTGGAAAAGGGTTTCATGTCCAGCAAGCACGGCTTCGCCATCTTCAACACCGAACAGAG GAATGTGTATAAAGATCTGCGTCAGATTGAGCTGGCGTGCGACACTCAGGAGGATGTCGACAGCTGGAAGGCATCCTTCCTCAGAGCTGGTGTTTACCCAGAGAAAGACCAG CCTGAGAATGAGGATGGGATAACTCCAAGTGACACCGTGTCCATGGACCCGCAGCTGGAACGGCAGGTGGAGACCATCCGCAACCTTGTGGACTCCTACATCGGCATCGTCAACAAGTCTATCAGAGACCTCATGCCCAAGACCATCATGCACCTCATGATCAACAGT GCGAAGGACTTTATCCACTCGGAGCTGCTGGCCTATCTGTACTCTGCCGGGGACCAGGGCAGTTTGATGGAAGAGTCAGCAGAGCAGGCtcagaggagagatgagatgCTGAGGATGTACCATGCTCTGAAAGAGGCCCTGGTCATCATCGGTGACATCAGCACCACAACAGTTTCTACTCCTGTGCCTCCACCTGTAGACGACACCTGGATGGCCAAGGAGCCAAG tcCCCCTCCAGCGTCCCGTCCTGCCTCAGCTGCAGTGCCCGCTCCCAGTCGACCGCCAGCAGTCAGGGGGCCGACCCCAGGTCCCCAACAGCCACTCAACCCTTCACCAGCTTTTGGGGCACCGCCCGTGCCTTCTCGACCCCAAACTGCTTACGCTGGCGATGCCGGCTCCGGTGGTGTGCCTCTTATCCCATCAAGACCGGCCCGTGTGCCTCCTGCACTGCCACCAGGGATCCCCAG AAGACCTCCGGCTGCTCCCAACCGACCCACTGTCATACGTCCCTCAGAGCCCTCCCTGCTTgactag
- the LOC113162380 gene encoding dynamin-2-like isoform X4 yields the protein MGNRGMEELIPLINKLQDAFSSIGQSCNLDLPQIAVVGGQSAGKSSVLENFVGRDFLPRGSGIVTRRPLILQLINSKAEYAEFLHCKGRKFVDFDEVRQEIEAETDRLTGTNKGISPIPINLRVYSPNVLNLTLIDLPGMTKVAVGDQPLDIEYQIRDMLMQFITKESCLILAVTPANTDLANSDALKIAKEVDPQGLRTIGVITKLDLMDEGTDAQDILENKLLPLRRGYIGVVNRSQKDIEGKKDIRAALAAERKFFLSHPAYRHIAERMGTPHLQKSLNQQLTNHIRDTLPGLRSKLQSQLLSLEKEVEEYKNFRPDDPTRKTKALLQMVQQFGVDFEKCIEGSGDQVDTSNLSGGAKINRIFHERFPFELVKMEFDEKELRKEISYAIKNIHGVRTGLFTPDLAFEAIVKKQLIKLKEPCLKCIDLVIQELINTVRQCTNKLGSYPRLREETERIVTTYVRERDSKTKDQVLLLIDIELSYINTNHEDFIGFANAQQRTAANITKKRVMPNQVIRRGWLTINISIMKGGSKDYWFVLTAESLSWYKDEEEKEKKYMLPLDNLKLRDVEKGFMSSKHGFAIFNTEQRNVYKDLRQIELACDTQEDVDSWKASFLRAGVYPEKDQPENEDGITPSDTVSMDPQLERQVETIRNLVDSYIGIVNKSIRDLMPKTIMHLMINSAKDFIHSELLAYLYSAGDQGSLMEESAEQAQRRDEMLRMYHALKEALVIIGDISTTTVSTPVPPPVDDTWMAKEPSPPPASRPASAAVPAPSRPPAVRGPTPGPQQPLNPSPAFGAPPVPSRPQTAYAGDAGSGGVPLIPSRPARVPPALPPGIPRRPPQLPSRPNQW from the exons ATGGGAAACCGGGGGATGGAAGAACTCATTCCCCTCATTAACAAGCTCCAGGACGCCTTCAGCTCCATCGGCCAGAGCTGCAACTTGGACCTGCCGCAGATAGCGGTGGTCGGCGGCCAGAGCGCAGGGAAGAGCTCCGTGCTGGAGAATTTCGTTGGGAG GGATTTTCTGCCCAGAGGATCTGGCATCGTCACCCGACGTCCTCTCATCCTCCAGCTGATTAACAGTAAAGCAG AATATGCAGAGTTCCTGCACTGTAAGGGTCGCAAGTTTGTGGACTTTGATGAGGTTCGTCAGGAGATTGAAGCAGAGACTGACCGTCTCACTGGAACCAACAAGGGCATCTCCCCCATCCCCATCAACCTCCGCGTCTACTCCCCTAATG TGCTGAATCTGACCCTGATCGACCTGCCGGGGATGACCAAAGTTGCCGTGGGAGACCAACCCCTGGATATTGAGTACCAAATCAGAGACATGCTGATGCAGTTCATTACTAAGGAGAGCTGCCTGATCCTGGCTGTCACCCCGGCCAACACTGACCTAGCCAACTCGGATGCTCTCAAGATCGCTAAGGAGGTGGACCCTCAGG GTCTGCGAACTATTGGTGTGATCACCAAGCTGGATCTGATGGACGAGGGGACGGATGCACAAGACATCCTGGAGAACAAGCTACTGCCACTGCGCAGAG gTTACATTGGGGTCGTGAACCGCAGTCAAAAGGACattgaaggaaagaaagataTCCGCGCTGCTTTGGCTGCTGAGAGGAAGTTCTTTCTGTCCCACCCTGCCTACAGACACATAGCCGAACGCATGGGCACACCCCACCTGCAGAAGTCCCTCAATCAG CAACTTACCAACCACATCCGGGACACCTTGCCAGGGTTACGCAGTAAGCTGCAAAGCCAGCTTTTGTCACtggagaaggaggtggaggagtaCAAGAACTTCCGCCCTGATGACCCCACGCGCAAGACCAAGGCCTTGCTTCA GATGGTGCAGCAGTTCGGTGTGGACTTTGAGAAGTGCATCGAGGGATCTGGAGATCAGGTCGACACCTCCAACTTGTCCGGTGGAGCAAAGATCAACCGTATTTTTCATGAGCGGTTTCCCTTCGAGCTGGTGAAG ATGGAGTTTGATGAGAAGGAGCTGAGGAAGGAGATCAGTTATGCCATCAAGAACATCCATGGAGTCAG GACAGGCCTGTTCACCCCAGACCTGGCGTTTGAGGCCATAGTGAAAAAGCAGCTCATTAAGCTGAAAGAGCCCTGTCTGAAATGCATCGACCTGGTCATCCAGGAGCTCATCAACACAGTCAGACAGTGCACCAATAAG ctGGGTTCGTACCCTCGACTGAGAGAAGAGACGGAGCGGATCGTCACCACCTacgtcagagagagagacagcaagaCCAAagaccag gtgctgctgctgattgacaTTGAGCTCTCCTACATCAACACCAACCATGAGGACTTCATTGGATTTGCCAA TGCTCAGCAACGCACTGCTGCTAACATCACCAAGAAGAGAGTCATGCCCAATCAG GTGATCCGCAGGGGCTGGCTCACcatcaacatcagcatcatGAAGGGAGGATCCAAGGACTACTGGTTTGTCCTGACTGCCGAGTCTCTCTCCTGGTACAAAGATGAGGAG gagaaagagaagaagtaCATGCTGCCTCTGGACAACCTGAAGCTCAGAGATGTGGAAAAGGGTTTCATGTCCAGCAAGCACGGCTTCGCCATCTTCAACACCGAACAGAG GAATGTGTATAAAGATCTGCGTCAGATTGAGCTGGCGTGCGACACTCAGGAGGATGTCGACAGCTGGAAGGCATCCTTCCTCAGAGCTGGTGTTTACCCAGAGAAAGACCAG CCTGAGAATGAGGATGGGATAACTCCAAGTGACACCGTGTCCATGGACCCGCAGCTGGAACGGCAGGTGGAGACCATCCGCAACCTTGTGGACTCCTACATCGGCATCGTCAACAAGTCTATCAGAGACCTCATGCCCAAGACCATCATGCACCTCATGATCAACAGT GCGAAGGACTTTATCCACTCGGAGCTGCTGGCCTATCTGTACTCTGCCGGGGACCAGGGCAGTTTGATGGAAGAGTCAGCAGAGCAGGCtcagaggagagatgagatgCTGAGGATGTACCATGCTCTGAAAGAGGCCCTGGTCATCATCGGTGACATCAGCACCACAACAGTTTCTACTCCTGTGCCTCCACCTGTAGACGACACCTGGATGGCCAAGGAGCCAAG tcCCCCTCCAGCGTCCCGTCCTGCCTCAGCTGCAGTGCCCGCTCCCAGTCGACCGCCAGCAGTCAGGGGGCCGACCCCAGGTCCCCAACAGCCACTCAACCCTTCACCAGCTTTTGGGGCACCGCCCGTGCCTTCTCGACCCCAAACTGCTTACGCTGGCGATGCCGGCTCCGGTGGTGTGCCTCTTATCCCATCAAGACCGGCCCGTGTGCCTCCTGCACTGCCACCAGGGATCCCCAG GCGACCTCCTCAACTCCCTTCTCGTCCCAACCAGTGGTGA
- the LOC113162380 gene encoding dynamin-2-like isoform X2, with protein MGNRGMEELIPLINKLQDAFSSIGQSCNLDLPQIAVVGGQSAGKSSVLENFVGRDFLPRGSGIVTRRPLILQLINSKAEYAEFLHCKGRKFVDFDEVRQEIEAETDRLTGTNKGISPIPINLRVYSPNVLNLTLIDLPGMTKVAVGDQPLDIEYQIRDMLMQFITKESCLILAVTPANTDLANSDALKIAKEVDPQGLRTIGVITKLDLMDEGTDAQDILENKLLPLRRGYIGVVNRSQKDIEGKKDIRAALAAERKFFLSHPAYRHIAERMGTPHLQKSLNQQLTNHIRDTLPGLRSKLQSQLLSLEKEVEEYKNFRPDDPTRKTKALLQMVQQFGVDFEKCIEGSGDQVDTSNLSGGAKINRIFHERFPFELVKMEFDEKELRKEISYAIKNIHGVRTGLFTPDMAFEAIVKKQIIKLKDPCLKCVDLVVTELVTLIRKCTEKLGSYPRLREETERIVTTYVRERDSKTKDQVLLLIDIELSYINTNHEDFIGFANAQQRTAANITKKRVMPNQVIRRGWLTINISIMKGGSKDYWFVLTAESLSWYKDEEEKEKKYMLPLDNLKLRDVEKGFMSSKHGFAIFNTEQRNVYKDLRQIELACDTQEDVDSWKASFLRAGVYPEKDQPENEDGITPSDTVSMDPQLERQVETIRNLVDSYIGIVNKSIRDLMPKTIMHLMINSAKDFIHSELLAYLYSAGDQGSLMEESAEQAQRRDEMLRMYHALKEALVIIGDISTTTVSTPVPPPVDDTWMAKEPSPPPASRPASAAVPAPSRPPAVRGPTPGPQQPLNPSPAFGAPPVPSRPQTAYAGDAGSGGVPLIPSRPARVPPALPPGIPSRRPPAAPNRPTVIRPSEPSLLD; from the exons ATGGGAAACCGGGGGATGGAAGAACTCATTCCCCTCATTAACAAGCTCCAGGACGCCTTCAGCTCCATCGGCCAGAGCTGCAACTTGGACCTGCCGCAGATAGCGGTGGTCGGCGGCCAGAGCGCAGGGAAGAGCTCCGTGCTGGAGAATTTCGTTGGGAG GGATTTTCTGCCCAGAGGATCTGGCATCGTCACCCGACGTCCTCTCATCCTCCAGCTGATTAACAGTAAAGCAG AATATGCAGAGTTCCTGCACTGTAAGGGTCGCAAGTTTGTGGACTTTGATGAGGTTCGTCAGGAGATTGAAGCAGAGACTGACCGTCTCACTGGAACCAACAAGGGCATCTCCCCCATCCCCATCAACCTCCGCGTCTACTCCCCTAATG TGCTGAATCTGACCCTGATCGACCTGCCGGGGATGACCAAAGTTGCCGTGGGAGACCAACCCCTGGATATTGAGTACCAAATCAGAGACATGCTGATGCAGTTCATTACTAAGGAGAGCTGCCTGATCCTGGCTGTCACCCCGGCCAACACTGACCTAGCCAACTCGGATGCTCTCAAGATCGCTAAGGAGGTGGACCCTCAGG GTCTGCGAACTATTGGTGTGATCACCAAGCTGGATCTGATGGACGAGGGGACGGATGCACAAGACATCCTGGAGAACAAGCTACTGCCACTGCGCAGAG gTTACATTGGGGTCGTGAACCGCAGTCAAAAGGACattgaaggaaagaaagataTCCGCGCTGCTTTGGCTGCTGAGAGGAAGTTCTTTCTGTCCCACCCTGCCTACAGACACATAGCCGAACGCATGGGCACACCCCACCTGCAGAAGTCCCTCAATCAG CAACTTACCAACCACATCCGGGACACCTTGCCAGGGTTACGCAGTAAGCTGCAAAGCCAGCTTTTGTCACtggagaaggaggtggaggagtaCAAGAACTTCCGCCCTGATGACCCCACGCGCAAGACCAAGGCCTTGCTTCA GATGGTGCAGCAGTTCGGTGTGGACTTTGAGAAGTGCATCGAGGGATCTGGAGATCAGGTCGACACCTCCAACTTGTCCGGTGGAGCAAAGATCAACCGTATTTTTCATGAGCGGTTTCCCTTCGAGCTGGTGAAG ATGGAGTTTGATGAGAAGGAGCTGAGGAAGGAGATCAGTTATGCCATCAAGAACATCCATGGAGTCAG GACAGGCCTGTTCACCCCTGACATGGCGTTTGAAGCAATAGTGAAAAAGCAGATCATTAAGCTGAAAGACCCCTGTCTGAAATGTGTTGATCTCGTCGTCACCGAGCTTGTCACCCTGATCAGGAAGTGCACTGAGAAG ctGGGTTCGTACCCTCGACTGAGAGAAGAGACGGAGCGGATCGTCACCACCTacgtcagagagagagacagcaagaCCAAagaccag gtgctgctgctgattgacaTTGAGCTCTCCTACATCAACACCAACCATGAGGACTTCATTGGATTTGCCAA TGCTCAGCAACGCACTGCTGCTAACATCACCAAGAAGAGAGTCATGCCCAATCAG GTGATCCGCAGGGGCTGGCTCACcatcaacatcagcatcatGAAGGGAGGATCCAAGGACTACTGGTTTGTCCTGACTGCCGAGTCTCTCTCCTGGTACAAAGATGAGGAG gagaaagagaagaagtaCATGCTGCCTCTGGACAACCTGAAGCTCAGAGATGTGGAAAAGGGTTTCATGTCCAGCAAGCACGGCTTCGCCATCTTCAACACCGAACAGAG GAATGTGTATAAAGATCTGCGTCAGATTGAGCTGGCGTGCGACACTCAGGAGGATGTCGACAGCTGGAAGGCATCCTTCCTCAGAGCTGGTGTTTACCCAGAGAAAGACCAG CCTGAGAATGAGGATGGGATAACTCCAAGTGACACCGTGTCCATGGACCCGCAGCTGGAACGGCAGGTGGAGACCATCCGCAACCTTGTGGACTCCTACATCGGCATCGTCAACAAGTCTATCAGAGACCTCATGCCCAAGACCATCATGCACCTCATGATCAACAGT GCGAAGGACTTTATCCACTCGGAGCTGCTGGCCTATCTGTACTCTGCCGGGGACCAGGGCAGTTTGATGGAAGAGTCAGCAGAGCAGGCtcagaggagagatgagatgCTGAGGATGTACCATGCTCTGAAAGAGGCCCTGGTCATCATCGGTGACATCAGCACCACAACAGTTTCTACTCCTGTGCCTCCACCTGTAGACGACACCTGGATGGCCAAGGAGCCAAG tcCCCCTCCAGCGTCCCGTCCTGCCTCAGCTGCAGTGCCCGCTCCCAGTCGACCGCCAGCAGTCAGGGGGCCGACCCCAGGTCCCCAACAGCCACTCAACCCTTCACCAGCTTTTGGGGCACCGCCCGTGCCTTCTCGACCCCAAACTGCTTACGCTGGCGATGCCGGCTCCGGTGGTGTGCCTCTTATCCCATCAAGACCGGCCCGTGTGCCTCCTGCACTGCCACCAGGGATCCCCAG CAGAAGACCTCCGGCTGCTCCCAACCGACCCACTGTCATACGTCCCTCAGAGCCCTCCCTGCTTgactag
- the LOC113162380 gene encoding dynamin-2-like isoform X5, whose product MGNRGMEELIPLINKLQDAFSSIGQSCNLDLPQIAVVGGQSAGKSSVLENFVGRDFLPRGSGIVTRRPLILQLINSKAEYAEFLHCKGRKFVDFDEVRQEIEAETDRLTGTNKGISPIPINLRVYSPNVLNLTLIDLPGMTKVAVGDQPLDIEYQIRDMLMQFITKESCLILAVTPANTDLANSDALKIAKEVDPQGLRTIGVITKLDLMDEGTDAQDILENKLLPLRRGYIGVVNRSQKDIEGKKDIRAALAAERKFFLSHPAYRHIAERMGTPHLQKSLNQQLTNHIRDTLPGLRSKLQSQLLSLEKEVEEYKNFRPDDPTRKTKALLQMVQQFGVDFEKCIEGSGDQVDTSNLSGGAKINRIFHERFPFELVKMEFDEKELRKEISYAIKNIHGVRTGLFTPDMAFEAIVKKQIIKLKDPCLKCVDLVVTELVTLIRKCTEKLGSYPRLREETERIVTTYVRERDSKTKDQVLLLIDIELSYINTNHEDFIGFANAQQRTAANITKKRVMPNQVIRRGWLTINISIMKGGSKDYWFVLTAESLSWYKDEEEKEKKYMLPLDNLKLRDVEKGFMSSKHGFAIFNTEQRNVYKDLRQIELACDTQEDVDSWKASFLRAGVYPEKDQPENEDGITPSDTVSMDPQLERQVETIRNLVDSYIGIVNKSIRDLMPKTIMHLMINSAKDFIHSELLAYLYSAGDQGSLMEESAEQAQRRDEMLRMYHALKEALVIIGDISTTTVSTPVPPPVDDTWMAKEPSPPPASRPASAAVPAPSRPPAVRGPTPGPQQPLNPSPAFGAPPVPSRPQTAYAGDAGSGGVPLIPSRPARVPPALPPGIPRRPPAAPNRPTVIRPSEPSLLD is encoded by the exons ATGGGAAACCGGGGGATGGAAGAACTCATTCCCCTCATTAACAAGCTCCAGGACGCCTTCAGCTCCATCGGCCAGAGCTGCAACTTGGACCTGCCGCAGATAGCGGTGGTCGGCGGCCAGAGCGCAGGGAAGAGCTCCGTGCTGGAGAATTTCGTTGGGAG GGATTTTCTGCCCAGAGGATCTGGCATCGTCACCCGACGTCCTCTCATCCTCCAGCTGATTAACAGTAAAGCAG AATATGCAGAGTTCCTGCACTGTAAGGGTCGCAAGTTTGTGGACTTTGATGAGGTTCGTCAGGAGATTGAAGCAGAGACTGACCGTCTCACTGGAACCAACAAGGGCATCTCCCCCATCCCCATCAACCTCCGCGTCTACTCCCCTAATG TGCTGAATCTGACCCTGATCGACCTGCCGGGGATGACCAAAGTTGCCGTGGGAGACCAACCCCTGGATATTGAGTACCAAATCAGAGACATGCTGATGCAGTTCATTACTAAGGAGAGCTGCCTGATCCTGGCTGTCACCCCGGCCAACACTGACCTAGCCAACTCGGATGCTCTCAAGATCGCTAAGGAGGTGGACCCTCAGG GTCTGCGAACTATTGGTGTGATCACCAAGCTGGATCTGATGGACGAGGGGACGGATGCACAAGACATCCTGGAGAACAAGCTACTGCCACTGCGCAGAG gTTACATTGGGGTCGTGAACCGCAGTCAAAAGGACattgaaggaaagaaagataTCCGCGCTGCTTTGGCTGCTGAGAGGAAGTTCTTTCTGTCCCACCCTGCCTACAGACACATAGCCGAACGCATGGGCACACCCCACCTGCAGAAGTCCCTCAATCAG CAACTTACCAACCACATCCGGGACACCTTGCCAGGGTTACGCAGTAAGCTGCAAAGCCAGCTTTTGTCACtggagaaggaggtggaggagtaCAAGAACTTCCGCCCTGATGACCCCACGCGCAAGACCAAGGCCTTGCTTCA GATGGTGCAGCAGTTCGGTGTGGACTTTGAGAAGTGCATCGAGGGATCTGGAGATCAGGTCGACACCTCCAACTTGTCCGGTGGAGCAAAGATCAACCGTATTTTTCATGAGCGGTTTCCCTTCGAGCTGGTGAAG ATGGAGTTTGATGAGAAGGAGCTGAGGAAGGAGATCAGTTATGCCATCAAGAACATCCATGGAGTCAG GACAGGCCTGTTCACCCCTGACATGGCGTTTGAAGCAATAGTGAAAAAGCAGATCATTAAGCTGAAAGACCCCTGTCTGAAATGTGTTGATCTCGTCGTCACCGAGCTTGTCACCCTGATCAGGAAGTGCACTGAGAAG ctGGGTTCGTACCCTCGACTGAGAGAAGAGACGGAGCGGATCGTCACCACCTacgtcagagagagagacagcaagaCCAAagaccag gtgctgctgctgattgacaTTGAGCTCTCCTACATCAACACCAACCATGAGGACTTCATTGGATTTGCCAA TGCTCAGCAACGCACTGCTGCTAACATCACCAAGAAGAGAGTCATGCCCAATCAG GTGATCCGCAGGGGCTGGCTCACcatcaacatcagcatcatGAAGGGAGGATCCAAGGACTACTGGTTTGTCCTGACTGCCGAGTCTCTCTCCTGGTACAAAGATGAGGAG gagaaagagaagaagtaCATGCTGCCTCTGGACAACCTGAAGCTCAGAGATGTGGAAAAGGGTTTCATGTCCAGCAAGCACGGCTTCGCCATCTTCAACACCGAACAGAG GAATGTGTATAAAGATCTGCGTCAGATTGAGCTGGCGTGCGACACTCAGGAGGATGTCGACAGCTGGAAGGCATCCTTCCTCAGAGCTGGTGTTTACCCAGAGAAAGACCAG CCTGAGAATGAGGATGGGATAACTCCAAGTGACACCGTGTCCATGGACCCGCAGCTGGAACGGCAGGTGGAGACCATCCGCAACCTTGTGGACTCCTACATCGGCATCGTCAACAAGTCTATCAGAGACCTCATGCCCAAGACCATCATGCACCTCATGATCAACAGT GCGAAGGACTTTATCCACTCGGAGCTGCTGGCCTATCTGTACTCTGCCGGGGACCAGGGCAGTTTGATGGAAGAGTCAGCAGAGCAGGCtcagaggagagatgagatgCTGAGGATGTACCATGCTCTGAAAGAGGCCCTGGTCATCATCGGTGACATCAGCACCACAACAGTTTCTACTCCTGTGCCTCCACCTGTAGACGACACCTGGATGGCCAAGGAGCCAAG tcCCCCTCCAGCGTCCCGTCCTGCCTCAGCTGCAGTGCCCGCTCCCAGTCGACCGCCAGCAGTCAGGGGGCCGACCCCAGGTCCCCAACAGCCACTCAACCCTTCACCAGCTTTTGGGGCACCGCCCGTGCCTTCTCGACCCCAAACTGCTTACGCTGGCGATGCCGGCTCCGGTGGTGTGCCTCTTATCCCATCAAGACCGGCCCGTGTGCCTCCTGCACTGCCACCAGGGATCCCCAG AAGACCTCCGGCTGCTCCCAACCGACCCACTGTCATACGTCCCTCAGAGCCCTCCCTGCTTgactag